ACTCTAAGAGAAAATAATACTAAAAAAATTTCACTATTATTCATGGAGTTATttactttttcattttttttagaTATCAGAGAGTCTCTGTTCAATGGCTGTGGGAATTACATTGTCGTGGATTAGGGGGACTATTAGGTGATGAAATGGGATTGGGAAAAACTGTTCAAGTAATTGCATTCCTTGCCGGTTTAGATTCTAGTGAATTATTATCTGATGGTGGAAGGTAAATATTTTTCTTAAAGAAACTCGTATCATGTTTAATGAGCAACAAGATTTTTTGAATAGATTTAGGGGATTAGGACCAACTATAGTCGTTTGTCCAGCTACATTGATGGAACAATGGGTGAAACATTTTCACGAATGGTGGCCCATCCTAAGGGTGGTTATTTTACACCAATCTGGAACTTACAACGGTACAAATAAAAATCATACATTTTGAAAAATGATCATGCTATTTTGATAATATTACTATTAAAAAATTATCTTACAGGTGATTTGGAATATTTAATGCATTCTTTAAAGCCAGGTGGTATATTAATTACTTCTTATTCGGGTATgcttagacataaagatttactTGTAGCCAGTCAATGGCACTATGTAATACTCGACGAGGGTCATAAAATAAGAAATCCACAGGCAAAGGTATTTTAttgtttttagtttatgacgctTTTATATGTTATGTACGAAAATAATACTAATCGCACCTTGCAGATTAGTAAAGCCGCGAAGGAATTCTCGACACCGCATCGACTTCTGCTAACTGGTAGCCCGATGCAAAATTCATTAAAAGAACTGTGGTCCCTCTTTGATTTCATTCTGCCTGGAAAACTAGGTACTTTACCCGCATTTTTAGAGCATTGTGCGACTCCTATAACGCGTGGAGGATATGCGAATGCTACTCCTCTACAGGAAGCTACCGCACTTCAGGTTGCCACGATGCTCAGAGATGCTATCACACCATACATGCTTAGAAGAACAAAAAATGATGTCCAACATCACCTTAGTTTACCAAAAAAGAACGAACAGGTTTGTTATACTTTACATTAATTTTgtatattaatttataattttaaAATACTTAAATTTTAAATCTCCTAGGTACTGTTTTGCAGTTTAACGGAAGAACAGAAAAAGCTGTATAAAAAATACTTACGTTCCTCAGATGTTAGTTTCGTATTGCATGAAAAAAACAATACAGAGAGCGGAAGATATAGAGCTCGCCTCTTAATAGCATTAACAGCGCTTAGAAAAATATGTAATCATCCTGACTTGTTTCTTTATACGAGCCCAATAGTaagattttttatttatatttttacaaTATCATGTAACATTCGTTGTATCTGATTAGATCTGTACTTAGGATTCTGACGAAGACATTGATGTATCGGAAGAAGCACTGGAAAAATTCGGCTACTGGAAACGTTCAGGGAAGATGACAGTGGTTCGATCTCTTCTTAAAATTTGGAAGAAACAGGGACATAAAGTATTACTTTTCACTCAAGGAAGACAAGTAAATAAGTAACATATGATTATTTCTAAAAATGTTATATAAAATGTAACGAAGTTCGATTTACAGATGATGCACGTTTTGGAATCTCTTGTGCAAAGCGAAGAATATACTTATTTAAGAATGGATGGAACTACTCCGATGTCAAAGCGACAAGAAACAATCCAGTTGTTTAATAAAGTATGCATATCGATGAAAAGAAAATGTTACTGAATTCataaattatttgaagtgttttTATAATATCATTCTTATCTACGCAGGATCCATCATATTTCATTTTTCTATTAACTACACGTGTCGGCGGATTAGGAGTAAATTTAACCGGAGCGAACCGTGTAGTTATTTATGATCCAGATTGGAATCCAGCAACTGATGCTCAAGCAAGGGAACGCGCGTGGAGAATTGGACAAAATAAGAGGGTAACGATTTACAGGCTTATTACTGCGGGCACTATTGAAGAAAAGgtataatttttaaatatttctataaataataacaactttaatttgtatgaaataaATTTTTTTGTTTAGATGTATCACAGACAAATATTCAAACTACTTCTTTCGAATAAAGTGTTGGAAGATCCGCGTCAACGTAGATTATTCAAAACTTCCGATTTAGTTgaactttttaatttaaatgaGTCCATCGATGGACACTCTAGTGAATCTGATCAACTGTTCCGAGAGTCTAAATTAATCCCATTAACTGCAAAATTTTCATccaataaaattgaaaaaatgCGAAAATTGGCAGCAACGCTTAGTAAACACATAAGTCAAAATACCTCGAACTCCATCCCCGCAAAAGAAACAGACGTTTCAAAGAATAGTAGCACCACAAGTTGCCATCAAGATAATATCAATGAAGATATTTTGGAAAACAATAATCAAATACCCGTTAACAACTTAACGAAACAAAATATTGCTAATGAAAATGATTTTCACGAGAAAGATGACACTATACTTCCCTCTGAAAATCAAGAGAGTACCAGCAAAGGAAACACGAAAAATATCGAACTTACTACTGAACATAATGTAAACATAAATAATGAAATAGAAAATCATACATTAGTAGACAATTCAAATTATGATATTAAAACAGACGAAATGTCAAATGAAATCTGTATACAAAATTTAGCTAATGATTCTGATGCAATAAAATCGTTGGATGCAAATGTTGCAATAATTTCAAGTAACGCAAATAGCGATACTGTATTAAAGTCAGATAGAACACATCATAAACATAGACGAAATAGGAAAACTTCACGATCAGAAAAGCATACTGCTTCAGCCCTGTTCGAAGGGCAACGTATTTCTCATTTAATTGGACGGCGACTTGGGAGTTCTCAAACAGAAGAATCCAAGTCGATCGAAGACGATCAATATGTATTGGAGAAGTTATTCGCTAAAGCAAGTAATTATTCTTTTTATGACATAAAAGTTCTTTCATACTAAGACAAgtgttgctattaaataacaataaaatgtgtaaaatattcttatttaaaatattttattttagacGTAACTTCGGCCTTCCAACATGAAACAGTATTATCAAATTTAGGATATAATTCGGATGATAAAAATCCGATGCAGAGATTAGCGCGGGAAACAGCGCAAGAGAATATGGATAATATACGCAAGTCTCGTAAATGGTGTTGGAAACCTACGTGGGATTCTACATCTTTGAAAAACGACTAATTTCTTGATGCATAATATACTGtaagtaattaaaattaaaatttagTACGTTCAGTTATTTTATTTAGCGCTTTTCAACTTTCCAGTTAAACAAATCAGCCTCCAAAGAATCATATTGATCTAGTTTTATATATACATTCAAGTGAAAAGATGTAATTTACTATTGTACATCATTACAACCAGTAAACATTTAGAAATGTAATATTTTTCCAAGAAATAGTATTACAACAAATTTTTTTGTATTCTGTTTACTGTTATATATATTAGTgattttgttaatttttatttctttttttagttttataaaaaatatagagtaacatataattatttattatttaaatgttACACTATTttgtatattaaatataaaCGTTTCAATTACTTAGAAACAAAGCATTTTTATTTCACTTCATTGTACGCACAAAAATGCGATAATATAACCCGTCGTATTACCAGTATGAGAAATTTTCAGGCACTTATGTATAAAAGGAAAAGTAGAAAGTACTTTAAAGACTTAATAAAcacatatttttataaataaaaaatgcTATTTTCGTCCCTTATTTAAGTGAatcaaatattttatatatattaccAAACTACAACACTTTGGTaaaaaataaatacaaaaactGTTGTACTATAATATTGACAAAATAATCGCTGTATAATTAATGATTATATGAAATTTGTGTAAAAAACACTTTGTCAGAAATGTTTTATATACTCATGTAAATAATAAACATATAGCGAAATACATGTTTGTGTATTTAacataattataaaataaattatagaAACCTACCTATGCAagttaaattaatatttacattctttgtttGTTACactttttttacatttaataaCGCAGAAATTGTTGTAGTTTCGGACCGTTTCTGCCCAACGGATCTTCAGGAAACATAACGTAATTTCCTACGAACGTTGGAGCTAATATTCGATTTTTTATTGTATCGCGCCACTCCGGTTTTTCTTCGTACAAGTCTCTGTAATTATCTAAAGAAACAACAATACCTCCACACATCGTtgcatattctaatataaacctgaAAATAATAAAGGTGttatcttaaaaaaaaaaacgatcagGTAATTTATAGAACAATTAGACTGCATAAAACGGCTTATAATTGTTAGTTGTACAACAGCTTAATTTCTTGATTGACCAACAACAGAAACTTAATAGTCATTCAGATAGATAAACTGTTGCTCCATTTAAAATTTTATGTCAGGTGCGCCCAATTTAAGAAGAAAAGAATAATTTACCGATCATCATACGGAGTTATCCGTTTGCCACCAACAATACGACTTGGCGTGAAAACTACTGTTCCCTCTCTGTACAATCTTTCAAGCATTGGGTGACATGTTGCTCTCCTGTACTGAGGTACAAATGCTTTCACAGAGTGACCCCTATGTTTAAAGTAATCTATAACTAATTTCAATCCTTCTTCCGAGAACATTTTACCGTTAGTGTGCCTGAAAAGTGTTAAATTCATACTATAGATATGTAAATACAAGATGCACAACTTAAATATGCAATCACTGAAAAACGAAAATCATCGTACGCCATAGCCACATTGTTGCCGTCGATAACTATCTCccttaatttgtttggcgtttgaggtatagacgatccAGCTGCAAACAAATCAGGATTAAATGATTGAACACCAGATAATCCAGTGTTGAATGGGTTGCATGATTCAGATTCTTCAGGTAAGTCTTCAGAATCTGAATCTGAATCACTCGATTCTTCTTCTGGCGATGTAGGTGTGGGTGATTCAGGCCTATATGGCTTAGATCCAGTTTCAAATCTGCATATGGCTGGGAATTTAGTGCATACAGCAAATTTAGTAGGGACAGTAGGCATACGAGATGTACTAGGTTTAGGAGGCACAGCAGATGTGTTGGATAATGAAAACTGCGATAGTAATCGCTTAATTCTAAGATATCTTGGCCTATTAACCCGTGTGCTTGGttttttcatggtaatatatttaCTTATATTATGAGGCCTAGGAAGTTTCAACCCACATTTACTAAGAGGCAGACCAGAATCAGCCatttctttttcctcttctcTTTCTGCATCATTTTTTCCAGTTTTTTTCTTAGATTGTTCATTTGTGTCTTCTTCGTTACATTCCAAGACACTAAGGTTATTCAGGTTTGGATTACAATCTATCATAAAAATTTTatcgtttttttctttctctgttACTTCTTTCGATTCATTTTGGGTTGAAGGAAGAGATTTTGTGGATGACCATACCACAACAATATCATCTGATTTCTGGTTTACAGAACTTGATGCAGGGGCTAAAGAAATTTGATTGGCAATAAAGTGCAAGATCAATGATCAAACTATTTGGTACCAAACTCATTCTTTTACCTTTCTTTTCACCATCCAAATTAATAGTTGCAACTTCTATATCGTCCTCTGTATCGGATATCAAGAGGCAAGATGAATTATTTTCTGATAATGCTGCAATGCCCTTAAATCTTTTCCTTGGAGGTGATTCAGTTTCATCTTTTGATCCATTTAAGGTTTTCCTTGAAGTTAACAAGTATTGAATGCTTTTTTTCTCATCTAGTGTTATCTCCGTAGGCTTCTTCCT
This is a stretch of genomic DNA from Xylocopa sonorina isolate GNS202 chromosome 8, iyXylSono1_principal, whole genome shotgun sequence. It encodes these proteins:
- the LOC143425774 gene encoding uncharacterized protein LOC143425774, giving the protein MENDGQGQDSDDEKLNNTHMDDIIDENLTEKIVSIRNEESIISQASKEIEDLVNTSVEKTRNSNKLNTGIENDSTDYSKQKEIEKQVSTGEITPFQAIEKQSDPLKTKGTFNKSSHLLDLEKYLQQQAELAKQRKQLKENSKALKQNDSQTVPVKKSKFSNIKEFKTVEKAKVKSNKRKLISGQESVKHLSKSNDIYCETEDTASSQIDNSGKINHSDNALTFSNASKDNTKDVSIEDATHAKSIDIVSDSGSEYIPSDEQIDSEEEGPSPKKKKSLIKSACTKRVLDDGDELMYRQRVEESGFPKNEPLHKVDNLFKVPQSIWKKLYKYQRVSVQWLWELHCRGLGGLLGDEMGLGKTVQVIAFLAGLDSSELLSDGGRFRGLGPTIVVCPATLMEQWVKHFHEWWPILRVVILHQSGTYNGDLEYLMHSLKPGGILITSYSGMLRHKDLLVASQWHYVILDEGHKIRNPQAKISKAAKEFSTPHRLLLTGSPMQNSLKELWSLFDFILPGKLGTLPAFLEHCATPITRGGYANATPLQEATALQVATMLRDAITPYMLRRTKNDVQHHLSLPKKNEQVLFCSLTEEQKKLYKKYLRSSDVSFVLHEKNNTESGRYRARLLIALTALRKICNHPDLFLYTSPIDSDEDIDVSEEALEKFGYWKRSGKMTVVRSLLKIWKKQGHKVLLFTQGRQMMHVLESLVQSEEYTYLRMDGTTPMSKRQETIQLFNKDPSYFIFLLTTRVGGLGVNLTGANRVVIYDPDWNPATDAQARERAWRIGQNKRVTIYRLITAGTIEEKMYHRQIFKLLLSNKVLEDPRQRRLFKTSDLVELFNLNESIDGHSSESDQLFRESKLIPLTAKFSSNKIEKMRKLAATLSKHISQNTSNSIPAKETDVSKNSSTTSCHQDNINEDILENNNQIPVNNLTKQNIANENDFHEKDDTILPSENQESTSKGNTKNIELTTEHNVNINNEIENHTLVDNSNYDIKTDEMSNEICIQNLANDSDAIKSLDANVAIISSNANSDTVLKSDRTHHKHRRNRKTSRSEKHTASALFEGQRISHLIGRRLGSSQTEESKSIEDDQYVLEKLFAKANVTSAFQHETVLSNLGYNSDDKNPMQRLARETAQENMDNIRKSRKWCWKPTWDSTSLKND
- the LOC143425775 gene encoding LOW QUALITY PROTEIN: uncharacterized protein LOC143425775 (The sequence of the model RefSeq protein was modified relative to this genomic sequence to represent the inferred CDS: inserted 1 base in 1 codon), which produces MKMNQMKRMKINPKKKKXPRKKPTEITLDEKKSIQYLLTSRKTLNGSKDETESPPRKRFKGIAALSENNSSCLLISDTEDDIEVATINLDGEKKAPASSSVNQKSDDIVVVWSSTKSLPSTQNESKEVTEKEKNDKIFMIDCNPNLNNLSVLECNEEDTNEQSKKKTGKNDAEREEEKEMADSGLPLSKCGLKLPRPHNISKYITMKKPSTRVNRPRYLRIKRLLSQFSLSNTSAVPPKPSTSRMPTVPTKFAVCTKFPAICRFETGSKPYRPESPTPTSPEEESSDSDSDSEDLPEESESCNPFNTGLSGVQSFNPDLFAAGSSIPQTPNKLREIVIDGNNVAMAHTNGKMFSEEGLKLVIDYFKHRGHSVKAFVPQYRRATCHPMLERLYREGTVVFTPSRIVGGKRITPYDDRFILEYATMCGGIVVSLDNYRDLYEEKPEWRDTIKNRILAPTFVGNYVMFPEDPLGRNGPKLQQFLRY